In Bosea sp. (in: a-proteobacteria), one DNA window encodes the following:
- the rpiA gene encoding ribose-5-phosphate isomerase RpiA → MTADDLKKQAAARALELVRPGMRLGLGTGSTAKHFVDLLGLRVAEGFEILCVATSEATQAQAVALGIPLSTLDETPELDLTVDGADEIDPQLRLIKGGGAALLREKIVASASARMVVIADDGKLVKTLGRFPLPIEVVPFGLEVTRRAVVEAIAAAGAAGELVLRRRPDGAILVTDGGHYLLDAHLGAIERPEALAQALNGVPGVVEHGLFIGLASGAILAGADGLKLLGRIG, encoded by the coding sequence ATGACTGCCGACGATCTGAAGAAACAGGCTGCCGCGCGCGCGCTGGAGCTCGTCCGGCCGGGCATGCGCCTCGGGCTCGGCACCGGCTCCACGGCGAAGCATTTCGTCGATCTGCTCGGCCTGCGCGTCGCCGAGGGCTTCGAGATCCTCTGCGTCGCGACCTCCGAGGCGACGCAGGCCCAGGCGGTCGCGCTCGGCATCCCGCTGTCGACGCTCGACGAGACGCCCGAGCTCGACCTCACCGTCGACGGCGCCGACGAGATCGATCCGCAGCTGCGCCTGATCAAGGGCGGCGGCGCGGCGCTGCTGCGCGAGAAGATCGTCGCCTCGGCCTCGGCCCGGATGGTGGTGATCGCCGATGACGGCAAGCTGGTGAAGACGCTCGGCCGTTTCCCGCTGCCGATCGAGGTCGTGCCCTTCGGGCTTGAAGTGACGCGCCGGGCCGTGGTCGAGGCCATTGCCGCCGCGGGCGCGGCGGGCGAGCTCGTGCTGCGCCGGCGCCCGGACGGTGCGATCCTCGTCACCGATGGCGGCCATTACCTGCTCGATGCGCATCTCGGCGCAATCGAGCGGCCCGAAGCGTTGGCGCAGGCGCTGAACGGGGTGCCCGGCGTCGTCGAGCACGGCCTGTTCATCGGGCTCGCCTCGGGCGCGATCCTGGCCGGCGCCGACGGGCTGAAGCTGCTCGGCCGGATCGGATGA
- a CDS encoding DUF2059 domain-containing protein, translating into MIRRSLVRAAVGLALLCAAPAFAQAPTLTQSHLQAAREVMDLTGVSQSITNIYNEFERSAQDLVATRPEMKKDMEAVIAELKPEADKRADEMARTATAIFASKMTEPDLKEVAGFFRSPVGQRYNTLRPQAMDEIFKELQPWSLQTSQYLFDRFSQEMRKRGHTF; encoded by the coding sequence ATGATCCGTCGTTCTCTCGTCAGGGCCGCCGTCGGTCTGGCGCTCCTGTGCGCAGCTCCCGCCTTCGCCCAGGCGCCGACGCTGACCCAAAGCCATCTCCAGGCGGCGCGCGAGGTGATGGACCTCACCGGCGTCTCGCAGAGCATCACCAACATCTACAACGAGTTCGAGCGGAGCGCCCAGGATCTCGTCGCGACGCGTCCGGAGATGAAGAAAGACATGGAGGCCGTCATCGCCGAGCTGAAGCCGGAAGCCGACAAGCGCGCCGACGAGATGGCGAGGACCGCGACCGCCATCTTCGCCAGCAAGATGACCGAGCCCGATCTGAAGGAGGTCGCCGGCTTCTTCAGGTCCCCGGTCGGCCAGCGCTACAACACCCTGCGGCCGCAGGCGATGGACGAGATCTTCAAGGAGCTGCAGCCCTGGAGCCTGCAGACCAGCCAGTACCTGTTCGATCGCTTCTCGCAGGAGATGCGCAAGCGCGGCCATACGTTCTGA
- a CDS encoding tripartite tricarboxylate transporter permease, with protein sequence MDTLLSLFHGFSVALEPSKLLFCLIGVFLGTAVGVLPGIGPALTVALLLPVTFKLDPAGSLIMFAGIYYGGMYGGSTTAILLNAPGESASMATALEGNKMAKAGRGGPALATAAIGSFVAGLIATIGLAFLAPWLVEVAVKFGPWDYFALMIVAFVTVSATFGDSPLRGLTSLFIGITLGLIGIDKLTGQSRLTFGVPDLLNGVEVTTLAVGLFAVGEAFYVASKRFRDPEEIIPIKGSLWMTAQDWKRSWAPWLRGTAFGFPIGALPAGGAEVPTFLSYSTERKLCKYPDEFGKGAIEGVAGPEAANNASAAGTLVPLLTLGLPTSATAAIMLAGFQQYGLNPGPLLFAEKPDLVWGLIASLFIANVMLVILNLPLIGLWVRLLAIPQPWLYAGILVFATMGTLAVNSSPVELGMLFAFGFLGYLMRRYDYPVAPMVVGLILGPMAEAQLRRALQISLGDPMILLENPISATLLGIAFLALVAPFLMKGLNRFQASED encoded by the coding sequence ATGGATACCCTGCTCTCCCTCTTCCACGGCTTCAGCGTCGCGCTCGAACCGTCGAAGCTCTTGTTCTGCCTGATCGGCGTCTTCCTCGGCACCGCCGTCGGCGTGCTGCCCGGCATCGGCCCGGCGCTGACCGTCGCGCTGCTGCTGCCCGTCACCTTCAAGCTCGATCCGGCAGGCTCGCTCATCATGTTCGCCGGCATCTACTACGGCGGCATGTATGGCGGCTCGACCACCGCGATCCTGCTCAACGCGCCCGGCGAAAGCGCCTCGATGGCGACCGCGCTCGAGGGCAACAAGATGGCCAAGGCCGGGCGCGGCGGGCCGGCGCTCGCGACCGCGGCGATCGGCTCCTTCGTCGCCGGGCTGATCGCGACGATCGGGCTCGCCTTCCTCGCGCCCTGGCTGGTCGAGGTCGCGGTGAAGTTCGGCCCCTGGGATTATTTCGCGCTGATGATCGTCGCCTTCGTCACGGTTTCGGCGACCTTCGGCGACTCGCCGCTGCGCGGCCTCACCAGCCTGTTCATCGGCATCACGCTCGGGCTGATCGGCATCGACAAGCTGACGGGACAGTCGCGGCTGACCTTCGGCGTGCCGGACCTGCTCAACGGCGTCGAGGTGACGACGCTGGCGGTCGGCCTGTTCGCCGTGGGCGAGGCCTTCTACGTCGCCTCCAAGCGCTTCCGCGATCCCGAGGAGATCATCCCGATCAAGGGCTCGCTGTGGATGACCGCGCAGGACTGGAAGCGCTCCTGGGCGCCCTGGCTGCGCGGCACCGCCTTCGGCTTCCCGATCGGCGCGCTGCCGGCCGGCGGCGCCGAGGTTCCGACCTTCCTGAGCTATTCGACCGAGCGCAAGCTCTGCAAATATCCCGACGAGTTCGGCAAGGGCGCGATCGAGGGCGTCGCCGGGCCGGAAGCGGCCAACAACGCGTCGGCCGCCGGCACGCTGGTGCCGCTGCTGACCCTCGGCCTGCCGACCTCGGCGACGGCGGCGATCATGCTCGCCGGCTTCCAGCAATACGGGCTCAATCCCGGCCCGCTGCTGTTCGCCGAGAAGCCGGACCTGGTCTGGGGCCTGATCGCCTCGCTGTTCATCGCCAACGTCATGCTGGTGATCCTGAACCTGCCGCTGATCGGGCTCTGGGTCCGGCTGCTGGCGATCCCGCAGCCCTGGCTCTATGCCGGCATCCTGGTCTTCGCCACGATGGGCACGCTCGCGGTCAACTCTTCGCCGGTCGAGCTCGGCATGCTCTTCGCCTTCGGCTTCCTCGGCTATCTGATGCGCCGCTACGACTATCCGGTGGCGCCGATGGTGGTCGGGCTGATCCTGGGGCCGATGGCGGAGGCGCAATTGCGCCGCGCCCTGCAGATCAGCCTCGGCGACCCGATGATCCTGCTGGAGAACCCGATCTCGGCGACGCTGCTCGGCATCGCCTTCCTGGCGCTGGTCGCGCCCTTCCTGATGAAGGGGCTCAACCGCTTCCAGGCCTCGGAGGACTGA
- a CDS encoding tripartite tricarboxylate transporter TctB family protein, giving the protein MTNDTHTQGANKPALVVGVLLLITAALVGYDASTQTITSNYGVGPTAMPYVVAAGLVILGLAHFFVAFREGLPEPEAADTAALAWIAGGLAFLIACIALGGGFTIAIAVVFACTARGMGRQALLVDLAIGFVLGLAIFLVFAKVLTLILPAGPLEQLFL; this is encoded by the coding sequence ATGACCAACGATACGCATACGCAAGGCGCCAACAAGCCGGCCCTGGTGGTGGGCGTCCTCCTGCTGATCACCGCCGCCCTCGTCGGCTACGACGCCTCGACGCAGACCATCACCTCGAATTACGGCGTAGGCCCCACCGCCATGCCCTATGTCGTGGCGGCAGGCCTCGTCATCCTCGGCCTCGCGCATTTCTTCGTCGCCTTCCGCGAAGGGCTGCCCGAGCCCGAGGCGGCCGACACCGCGGCGCTCGCCTGGATCGCCGGCGGGCTTGCCTTCCTGATCGCCTGCATCGCGCTCGGCGGCGGCTTCACCATCGCGATTGCGGTGGTCTTCGCCTGCACCGCCCGCGGCATGGGCCGGCAGGCGCTGCTGGTCGACCTCGCGATCGGCTTCGTGCTGGGCCTCGCGATCTTCCTCGTCTTCGCCAAGGTCCTGACGCTGATCCTGCCGGCGGGACCGCTCGAGCAACTGTTCCTCTGA
- a CDS encoding tripartite tricarboxylate transporter substrate binding protein, producing MLTSILKRTALTAVAIAALSTAALAQLPELKIMAPAAPGGGWDGTARSMQQALTAAGIVKSVQVNNVTGAGGTIGLSQLIGAKGDGHQLMVNGFVMVGAILLNKSPVNLTQVTPIARLTAEAEVIVVPAESPLKTAKDLAAALKADPAKVTWAGGSAGGTDHILAALFAQAVGADARKINYIPFSGGGEALAAMLGGRVTAGVSGYGEFEGQIKAGKLRVLAVSSSKRLENAPDAPTLKEQGIDLELLNWRSVVAPPGLTPEQTKALVGTMEQMVKSKEWQEILKARGWDDSFLAGDAFSAFLKDEIARVSKVMTEVGLVK from the coding sequence ATGCTGACATCCATCCTGAAGCGCACCGCCCTGACGGCGGTGGCCATCGCCGCCCTCTCGACGGCGGCGCTGGCCCAGCTTCCCGAACTCAAGATCATGGCGCCCGCCGCGCCCGGCGGCGGCTGGGACGGCACGGCCCGCTCGATGCAGCAGGCGCTCACCGCCGCCGGCATCGTCAAGAGCGTGCAGGTCAACAACGTGACCGGCGCCGGCGGCACGATCGGGCTCTCCCAGCTCATCGGCGCCAAGGGCGACGGCCACCAGCTGATGGTCAACGGCTTCGTCATGGTCGGCGCCATCCTGCTCAACAAGTCGCCGGTCAACCTGACCCAGGTCACGCCGATCGCGCGCCTCACCGCCGAGGCCGAGGTCATCGTCGTGCCGGCGGAATCGCCGCTGAAGACCGCCAAGGACCTGGCCGCGGCCCTCAAGGCCGACCCGGCCAAGGTGACCTGGGCCGGCGGCTCGGCCGGCGGCACCGACCACATCCTCGCCGCGCTGTTCGCCCAGGCCGTCGGCGCCGACGCCCGGAAGATCAACTACATCCCGTTCTCGGGCGGCGGCGAGGCGCTGGCGGCGATGCTCGGCGGGCGCGTCACGGCCGGCGTCTCCGGCTATGGCGAGTTCGAGGGCCAGATCAAGGCCGGCAAGCTCAGGGTGCTCGCCGTCTCCTCGTCGAAGCGCCTCGAGAACGCGCCGGACGCGCCGACGCTGAAGGAGCAGGGCATCGATCTCGAGCTCCTGAACTGGCGCTCCGTCGTCGCCCCTCCCGGCCTGACGCCTGAGCAGACCAAGGCGCTGGTCGGCACGATGGAGCAGATGGTCAAGTCGAAGGAATGGCAGGAGATCCTCAAGGCCCGCGGCTGGGACGATTCCTTCCTCGCCGGCGACGCCTTCAGCGCCTTCCTCAAGGACGAGATCGCCCGCGTCTCGAAGGTCATGACCGAAGTCGGCCTGGTGAAGTAG
- a CDS encoding O-antigen ligase produces MSPPRLADRPETVPDRAGLPRLLTGTGAALMVLMPLAMWLANRSSPLMLALAGASLAAAAVAAGDGRALAARLRRLAASPPALALAAFLAWALVSILWSHRPAASLSAWGELVLPIACALAIAACGRFRPRPAWLRALAVAIILACLLTIVELASGLSQRAALGVGKLMGFVFNRTAITALVLAVPAIHGLWSLSRSDRLLAIVLAFSVAALVLRSESASAGLGLAVVVLCWALAHFRPRLMLTAAASAFVLAMALAPVLGLAARDGLPALILDRFPAMTGQARIDIWVSFGEAARARPIAGAGFGTSAAMREHPVAAAVSPEHRELLGVGHPHDMPLQAWAETGVIGAGLLVLAGLALLARLGRLTAREMAPRLALFTGAFAIAAVGHGAWQGWWIAVLGAAILWFAQGEDHA; encoded by the coding sequence ATGAGCCCGCCACGCCTCGCCGATCGTCCCGAAACCGTGCCGGACCGCGCCGGCCTGCCGCGGCTGCTGACGGGAACCGGCGCGGCGCTGATGGTGCTGATGCCGCTGGCGATGTGGCTCGCCAACCGCTCTTCCCCGCTCATGCTCGCGCTCGCGGGCGCTTCGCTTGCCGCGGCGGCGGTCGCGGCCGGCGATGGGCGCGCGCTTGCCGCGCGCCTGCGCCGTCTTGCCGCCTCGCCGCCGGCGCTCGCGCTCGCGGCCTTCCTCGCCTGGGCGCTCGTCTCGATCCTGTGGAGCCACCGGCCGGCGGCCTCGCTCTCGGCCTGGGGGGAGCTCGTGCTGCCGATCGCCTGCGCGCTCGCGATCGCGGCTTGCGGCCGCTTCCGCCCGCGGCCCGCCTGGCTCAGGGCGCTCGCCGTCGCGATCATCCTCGCCTGCCTGCTCACGATCGTCGAGCTCGCCTCGGGCCTGTCGCAGCGGGCGGCGCTCGGCGTCGGCAAGCTGATGGGCTTCGTCTTCAACCGCACGGCGATCACGGCGCTCGTGCTCGCCGTGCCGGCGATCCACGGCCTCTGGAGCCTCAGCCGGTCGGACCGGCTGCTGGCTATCGTCCTGGCGTTTTCCGTCGCCGCGCTGGTGCTGCGTTCCGAGAGCGCCTCGGCCGGGCTCGGCCTCGCCGTCGTCGTCCTGTGCTGGGCGCTGGCGCATTTTCGCCCGCGTCTGATGCTGACGGCGGCGGCCTCGGCCTTCGTCCTCGCCATGGCGCTGGCGCCGGTGCTCGGCCTCGCCGCGCGCGACGGGCTGCCCGCGCTGATCCTCGACCGCTTCCCCGCGATGACCGGGCAGGCGCGCATCGACATCTGGGTAAGCTTCGGCGAGGCGGCCCGCGCCCGCCCGATTGCCGGTGCGGGCTTCGGCACATCGGCCGCCATGCGGGAGCATCCGGTCGCGGCCGCGGTTTCGCCCGAGCACCGGGAGCTTCTGGGCGTCGGCCATCCGCACGACATGCCGCTCCAGGCCTGGGCCGAGACCGGTGTGATCGGCGCAGGGCTGCTCGTGCTGGCGGGGCTTGCCCTGCTCGCGCGGCTCGGCCGGCTCACGGCGCGGGAGATGGCGCCGAGGCTCGCCCTCTTCACCGGCGCCTTCGCGATCGCCGCCGTCGGGCACGGTGCCTGGCAAGGCTGGTGGATCGCCGTGCTGGGAGCCGCCATCCTCTGGTTCGCGCAGGGAGAAGACCATGCCTGA
- the gor gene encoding glutathione-disulfide reductase produces the protein MPEFDVDLFVIGAGSGGTRAARIAAGHGARVMIAEEDRIGGTCVIRGCVPKKLFVYASRFAEDFEDAAGFGWTLPEPPVFDWPKLRDAVAAEVTRLSGLYRKGLEGAGVAIREERAVVEGPHAVRLTTSGEVVRARHILVATGGWPAFDPPIPGGALGISSNEIFHLPVLPKRLLVVGGGYIALEFASLFARLGVAVTVLHRGDNILRGFDEDIRDRLRDALAEAGIRMRLGCTITRIEELPDGTRRAHCSKGEPVEADVVLVATGRRPNTRELGLEQAGVVLGSRGEIAVDAASASSVPSIHAVGDVTDRVNLTPVAIREGHAFADTTFGGRRWTVDHAIVASAVFTTPEIGTVGLSETQAVAAGHEVRVFESGFRPMKATISGRQERVYMKLVVDAASDKVLGVHILGHDAGEIVQAVAIAVTMGATKADFDRTVALHPSAAEELVTMRTPRAG, from the coding sequence ATGCCTGAGTTCGACGTCGACCTCTTCGTCATCGGGGCCGGTTCCGGCGGCACGCGCGCTGCGCGGATCGCGGCCGGCCACGGCGCCCGCGTGATGATCGCCGAGGAGGACCGGATCGGCGGCACCTGCGTCATCCGCGGCTGCGTGCCGAAGAAGCTGTTCGTCTATGCCAGCCGCTTCGCGGAGGATTTCGAGGACGCGGCCGGCTTCGGCTGGACGCTGCCGGAGCCACCGGTCTTCGACTGGCCGAAGCTGCGCGACGCGGTGGCGGCCGAGGTCACGCGCCTCTCCGGCCTCTACCGCAAGGGGCTGGAGGGCGCCGGCGTCGCGATCCGTGAGGAGCGCGCCGTCGTCGAGGGGCCGCACGCGGTCAGGCTGACGACGAGCGGGGAGGTGGTCCGCGCCCGTCACATCCTCGTCGCCACCGGCGGCTGGCCCGCCTTCGACCCGCCGATCCCCGGCGGCGCGCTCGGCATCTCCTCCAACGAGATATTCCATCTGCCGGTGCTGCCGAAGCGGCTGCTCGTCGTCGGCGGCGGCTATATCGCGCTCGAATTCGCCAGCCTCTTCGCGAGGCTCGGCGTCGCGGTGACGGTGCTGCACCGGGGCGACAACATCCTGCGCGGCTTCGACGAGGACATCCGCGACCGCCTGCGCGACGCGCTCGCCGAGGCCGGCATCCGCATGCGGCTCGGCTGCACGATCACGCGCATCGAGGAACTACCCGACGGCACCCGCCGCGCCCATTGCTCGAAGGGCGAGCCGGTCGAGGCCGATGTCGTCCTCGTCGCCACCGGCCGCCGGCCGAACACCAGGGAACTCGGCCTGGAGCAGGCCGGCGTCGTGCTCGGATCGCGCGGCGAGATCGCGGTCGACGCGGCCTCCGCCAGCAGCGTGCCCTCGATCCACGCGGTCGGCGACGTGACCGACCGGGTCAACCTGACGCCGGTGGCGATCCGCGAGGGCCACGCCTTCGCCGATACGACCTTCGGCGGCCGGCGCTGGACAGTCGACCACGCCATCGTCGCCTCGGCGGTCTTCACCACCCCGGAGATCGGCACTGTGGGCCTGTCGGAAACGCAGGCGGTCGCGGCCGGACATGAGGTCCGGGTCTTCGAATCCGGCTTCCGCCCGATGAAGGCGACGATCTCCGGCCGGCAGGAGCGCGTCTACATGAAGCTCGTGGTCGATGCGGCATCGGACAAGGTGCTGGGCGTCCACATCCTCGGCCACGATGCCGGCGAGATCGTCCAGGCGGTCGCGATCGCGGTGACGATGGGCGCGACCAAGGCCGATTTCGACCGCACCGTCGCGCTGCATCCGAGCGCGGCGGAGGAACTCGTCACGATGCGCACGCCGCGGGCGGGCTGA
- a CDS encoding class II 3-deoxy-7-phosphoheptulonate synthase: MSERWTPESWRARPVQQIPDYPDQAALKAVEQQLAGFPPLVFAGEARKLKRALSKVAAGEAFLLQGGDCAESFAEHSADNIRDFFRLFLQMAVVLTFAGGSPVVKVGRIAGQFAKPRSAPTEKVGDLELPSYKGDIVNDIAATADARIPDPRRQLEAYRQSAATLNLIRAFATGGYANLDNAHRWMLGFVKDSPQSHRYQEVAERITEALDFMRAIGIDPETHPEMRTTDFYTSHEALLLGYEQAMTRTDSTTGEWYDTSGHMLWIGDRTRQLDHAHVEFFRGIRNPIGLKCGPSTTVDGLLKLIEVLDPQNQAGRLTLIARFGADKVFDHLPALVRATQREGRNVVWSCDPMHGNTVKAASGYKTRPFDLILGEVRNFFAVHEAEGSHAGGLHLEMTGQNVTECTGGARGMTDADLNDRYHTVCDPRLNAEQALELAFTVADLVKRQRAGRARPEVEAAE, translated from the coding sequence ATGTCCGAGCGGTGGACGCCAGAGAGCTGGAGGGCCAGGCCCGTCCAGCAGATTCCGGATTATCCGGACCAGGCAGCCTTGAAGGCGGTCGAGCAGCAGCTCGCCGGCTTTCCGCCGCTCGTTTTTGCGGGCGAGGCGCGCAAGCTCAAGCGGGCGTTGAGCAAGGTCGCCGCCGGCGAGGCCTTCCTGCTGCAGGGCGGCGACTGCGCCGAGAGCTTCGCCGAGCATTCGGCCGACAACATCCGCGACTTCTTCCGGCTGTTCCTGCAGATGGCGGTGGTCTTGACCTTCGCCGGCGGCTCGCCGGTGGTGAAGGTCGGGCGCATCGCCGGCCAGTTCGCCAAGCCGCGCTCGGCCCCGACCGAGAAGGTCGGCGATCTCGAATTGCCGAGCTACAAGGGCGACATCGTCAACGACATCGCCGCGACCGCCGACGCCCGCATCCCGGACCCGCGCCGCCAGCTCGAGGCCTACCGCCAGTCGGCGGCGACGCTCAACCTGATCCGCGCCTTCGCGACCGGCGGCTACGCCAATCTCGACAACGCGCATCGCTGGATGCTCGGCTTCGTCAAGGATTCGCCGCAGTCGCATCGCTACCAGGAGGTGGCCGAGCGCATCACCGAGGCGCTGGACTTCATGCGCGCCATCGGCATCGACCCGGAGACCCATCCGGAGATGCGCACGACCGACTTCTACACCAGCCACGAGGCGCTGCTGCTCGGCTACGAGCAGGCGATGACGCGCACGGATTCGACGACCGGCGAGTGGTACGACACCTCCGGCCACATGCTCTGGATCGGCGATCGCACGCGCCAGCTCGACCATGCCCATGTCGAGTTCTTCCGCGGCATCAGGAACCCGATCGGCCTGAAATGCGGCCCATCGACCACGGTCGACGGCCTGCTCAAGCTGATCGAGGTGCTCGATCCGCAGAACCAGGCCGGGCGGCTCACCCTGATCGCCCGCTTTGGCGCCGACAAGGTCTTCGACCACCTGCCGGCGCTGGTCCGGGCGACGCAGCGGGAAGGCCGCAACGTCGTCTGGTCCTGCGATCCGATGCACGGCAACACGGTCAAGGCCGCGAGCGGCTACAAGACCCGGCCCTTCGACCTGATCCTCGGCGAGGTCAGGAACTTCTTCGCCGTCCACGAGGCCGAGGGCAGCCATGCCGGCGGCCTGCATCTGGAGATGACGGGCCAGAACGTCACCGAATGCACCGGCGGCGCCCGCGGCATGACCGATGCGGACCTGAACGACCGCTATCACACGGTCTGCGATCCGCGCCTCAACGCCGAGCAGGCGCTGGAGCTCGCCTTCACCGTCGCCGATCTGGTCAAGCGCCAGCGCGCCGGCCGGGCGCGGCCCGAGGTCGAGGCGGCCGAATAG